The following are from one region of the Malassezia vespertilionis chromosome 4, complete sequence genome:
- a CDS encoding triacylglycerol lipase (COG:C; EggNog:ENOG503P53V) has product MAQKSQGIQTLLEAEREASKIVDKARAYRTQKLKDATSEADKDIAALKAKREKELDEFKQQNEGDNTTQQASLDQDVQRQVAEVQSAFTTKMDTLVRKLIDRVAVVDPKPHRNLRKTEA; this is encoded by the exons ATG GCGCAAAAGTCGCAAGGCATACAGACGCTGCTGGAGGCAGAGCGTGAGGCGTCCAAGATTGTGGACAAAGCGCGTGCAT ACCGTACACAGAAACTTAAGGATGCAACGTCCGAGGCCGACAAGGATATCGCCGCGCTGAAAGCAAAGAGGGAGAAGGAGCTGGACGAGTTCAAGCAGcag AACGAGGGCGACAATACGACACAGCAGGCTTCGCTTGATCAGGACGTGCAGCGGCAGGTCGCCGAAGTCCAAAGCGCGTTCACGACCAAGATGGACACCCTCGTGCGGAAATTGATTGACCGCGTCGCTGTTGTGGATCCCAAGCCACACCGGAATCTGCGCAAGACCGAGGCGTAG
- a CDS encoding uncharacterized protein (EggNog:ENOG503NX2V; COG:A) → MHSRGSQLDPIQALAAGLTQGTGGTYDVDLRTRDGVHQLAEIVDLLFVKRIVGADLRESLSVHAPAAIMFLLSEPSKQYAKLACECFASVYPRLFLHVCKDWSAASHQLWQVVTAVKQQIAGLLDGLAQGASIGAAKACQRVILVQAKSDADPRLAQRTEPTIAMLPLHHPFMRVAELETEASQLFTKLITLLFTAAHPNTVMAVVHVLTKLARARPQLGKVVLEAYVSWTPAALGCAHVNLRSVENTMRLAMLHFLHHGIPEPHASQLQQALEAQKRRMDAAARTFYMAQHDSRKRDASQATEPSAKRTRAAMPKGLSAADLARLPVNRVVDAIIVGLQSVPETRLRAAIDAYVQGTEGASSAPVDPLKMDVGDDELAPLAEKNTGEEEESVAPLASLEHFVLPSPVPLEQREAHTLIIDSVSRICEQGSALAPRHEKISEAHAALWIKLLVRLATRGLDTTTHATFSQETPPALMEQAQKVRQLLCDFIAHDFAQRLSIAEQWLVEEWACDRLRHKHGFSGSYYTQWLHTLLDTQLHAPIDEPSLRAFFAALPELDDALLAKLDALCVDKASLHEGFALLSTIGAQRPPLRVAVCEKVLHLTRHHDRLVRGKAILTARTWVVQRGPLTDMVLDYAKDSLAQLKEIHEPRADHAEGADHTDENPAQDEATAALDGAPADTVAPTESLDQDVLRLMELSLVLSVKQPSIFAEDVAVYPHVAPAVQAAMNKHIAPVARAVGPNSAALLDVLRNAPPGAETLVDTAVGILVEKGHTKALASLVHALVESRGLSIEYLLPLVPYLDTAQIVEILPRAVALLRDPTDENKAKIRSLFRMLIAPALDGRDSLASAALSPVELMVLLHTHEQAIGLKAAVTATQLCFAMDDLFRADIMTAALNRLVEEPTLPVLFMRTTIMSIKTFRSLTNYVATSVLNKLVAKQIWNEPRLWDGFALCASLTAPTSFGALLQLPHTQLRDLMSKQPSMREPLRDYLIYKAGGPTHHAPLLEMLDQIA, encoded by the exons ATGCACTCTCGGGGGTCGCAGCTGGACCCGATccaggcgctcgccgcgggCCTCACGCAAGGAACCGGCGGCACGTATGATGTAGacttgcgcacgcgtgATGGCGTGCACCAGCTTGCAGAAATTGTCGATCTTCTATTTGTAAAACGCATCGTCGGTGCAGATCTCCGTGAATCTT TATCCGTGCATGCACCGGCAGCCATCATGTTTTTGCTATCGGAACCGTCAAAACAGTATGCAAAACTCGCGTGCGAATGCTTTGCATCCGTGTACccgcgcctttttttgCACGTGTGCAAAGACTGgtccgcagcgtcgcaccAGCTCTGGCAGGTCGTCACGGCCGTCAAGCAGCAGATCGCCGGATTGCTGGACGGACTGGCGCAAGGTGCAAGCATCGGTGCGGCAAAAGCGTGCCAGCGCGTCATCCTTGTACAGGCCAAGTCAGACGCTGatccgcgccttgcgcagcgcaccgagccAACGATTGCCATGCTCCCACTGCACCATCCATTCATGCGCGTGGCTGAGCTGGAGACAGAGGCCAGCCAGCTGTTCACCAAGCTCATCACGCTTCTCTTTACCGCTGCACACCCAAACACAGTCATGGCTGTCGTGCACGTACTCACCAAACTcgcccgcgcgcggccCCAGCTTGGCAAGGTCGTGCTCGAGGCGTATGTGAGCTGGACCCCAGCTGCGCTAGGGTGTGCGCATGTGaatttgcgcagcgtggaGAACACAATGCGTCTCGCCATGCTCCACTTTTTGCACCACGGCATCCCCGAGCCGCACGCCTCGCAGCTCCAgcaggcgctcgaggcgcagaaacggcgcatggatgcagccgcgcgcacattTTATATGGCACAGCACGAttcgcgcaagcgcgatgcatcACAGGCGACAGAGCCAAGCGCCAAGCggacgcgcgctgcgatgcCCAAAGGGCTTTCTGCTGCCGATCTTGCGCGGCTTCCTGTCAACCGCGTCGTGGATGCCATCATCGTAGGTCTACAGAGCGTTCCCGAGACGAggctgcgtgcggcgatTGATGCGTACGTCCAAGGCACCGAAGGCGCCTCCAGTGCTCCTGTTGACCCGCTCAAAATGGACGtcggcgacgacgagcttgcgccgcttgctgagAAAAACACGggcgaggaagaagagaGTGTGGCACCGCTCGCAAGCCTCGAGCACTTTGTCCTTCCCTCGCCCGTCCCtctcgagcagcgcgaggcacaCACGCTCATCATCGATTCCGTCTCGCGCATCTGCGAGCAAGGAAGTgcccttgcgccgcgccacgaGAAAATATCCGaggcgcatgccgcgctctggATCAAGCTGTTGGTACGGCTTGCCACGCGCGGCCTGGACACCACAACGCATGCTACGTTTTCGCAGGAAACGCCGCCTGCGCTCATGGAGCAGGCTCAAAAAGTAAGGCAGCTGCTGTGCGATTTTATCGCGCACgactttgcgcagcggctctCGATTGCCGAGCAATGGCTTGTAGAAGAGTGGGCCTGCGATAGGCTGCGTCATAAACACGGCTTTTCTGGCAGCTACTATACGCAATGGCTGCATACACTCCTGGATACCcagctgcacgcaccgATCGATGAGCCTTcgttgcgcgccttttttgccgcgctcccagagctcgacgatgcgctgcttgcaaAATTGGACGCACTGTGTGTAGACAAGGCTTCACTTCACGAGGGATTCGCCCTCTTGAGCACGatcggtgcgcagcgcccgccgcTCCGTGTCGCGGTGTGCGAAAAAGTTTTGCATCTCACACGGCATCATGACCGGCTCGTGCGCGGTAAAGCGATTCTAACCGCACGCACTTGGGTTGTGCAGCGTGGGCCGTTGACCGATATGGTGCTGGACTATGCAAAAGACtctctcgcgcagctcaaAGAGATtcacgagccgcgcgcagaccACGCCGAAGGCGCAGACCACACCGATGAAAACCCAGCGCAGGACGAGgcgacagcggcgcttgacgGTGCTCCTGCAGACACCGTTGCGCCCACCGAGTCCCTCGACCAAGACGTCCTGCGCCTCATGGAGCTGTCCCTTGTGCTCAGCGTGAAGCAGCCGTCCATCTTTGCCGAGGACGTCGCAGTATACCCACACGTCGCGCCTGCCGTTCAGGCTGCGATGAACAAGCACATTGCGCCtgtcgcacgcgccgtAGGCCCAAacagtgcggcgctcctcgaTGTGCTTCGAAACGCGCCGCCAGGCGCAGAAACGCTCGTGGACACGGCGGTTGGTATTTTGGTCGAAAAAGGCCATACCAAGGCGCTTGCCTCGCTCGTCCATGCTTTGGTCGAGTCGCGTGGCCTGTCGATCGAGTACCTTTTGCCGCTTGTGCCCTACCTGGACACGGCGCAGATCGTGGAAattttgccgcgcgccgtcgcgctcttgcgcgatCCCACCGACGAGAACAAGGCCAAGATCCGCTCTTTGTTCCGCATGCTGATCGCGCCGGCGCTTGATGGCCGCGATTCACTTGCGTCTGCTGCGCTATCTCCTGTAGAGCTCATGGTCCTATTGCATACACACGAGCAAGCGATTGGGCTCAAGGCCGCCGTCACTGCGACGCAGCTCTGTTTCGCGATGGACGACTTGTTCCGTGCGGATATCATGACTGCCGCGCTGAACAGGCTCGTCGAGGAGCCCACGCTGCCGGTCTTGTTTATGCGCACGACGATCATGTCGATCAAGACGTTCCGGTCCTTGACCAACTACGTCGCGACCAGCGTCCTGAACAAGCTTGTCGCCAAGCAGATCTGGAACGAGCCGCGCCTGTGGGATGGATTCGCGCTCTGTGCGAGCCTCACCGCACCCACAAGTTTCGGCGCATTGCTGCAGCTGCCCCACACGCAACTGCGGGATTTGATGAGCAAGCAGCCGTCCATGCGCGAGCCATTGCGCGACTATTTGATCTACAAGGCCGGCGGACCGACGCaccacgcgccgctcttggAAATGCTCGACCAAATTGCATAG